In a single window of the Candidatus Lernaella stagnicola genome:
- a CDS encoding ROK family protein, with product MTGRAIAIDLGGTNIKGALVDRNGKLGDTVNVPTGADLSPTAVIARLGDVVADLSRQAGDSDLVGVGIGCPGGIYPDSGLISQSPNFPGWYDVDLCGPLREKTGLPVTIENDANVAGLGEFIHGTGHDVDSMVFITLGTGIGGAVILEGKLWRGAWGMAGEIGHVIVEPEGHPCGCGSWGCVEQYASGTALVRMAREALTPDTPGVKLLELAGGRPERLTPKMVYEAATSGDAVAQEVFHRAARYLGMMIASILNVLNVPLFVVGGGVSAGYDLMAQTTRDEVRKRAYRIPGENVRIERATLGNDAGIIGAAMLAFERLAGSRHPD from the coding sequence ATGACGGGGCGAGCCATCGCTATCGATTTGGGCGGCACCAACATCAAAGGGGCGTTGGTCGATCGTAACGGTAAACTGGGCGACACGGTCAACGTGCCGACCGGAGCCGACCTTTCGCCCACCGCGGTCATCGCCCGCCTCGGTGACGTGGTGGCGGATTTGTCTCGGCAGGCAGGGGATTCGGATTTAGTCGGCGTCGGCATCGGTTGTCCGGGCGGTATTTATCCCGATAGCGGCCTGATCAGCCAGAGCCCGAATTTCCCCGGCTGGTACGACGTTGACCTGTGCGGGCCGCTGCGAGAAAAGACCGGCCTGCCCGTCACGATCGAGAACGACGCGAACGTCGCCGGCCTGGGCGAATTCATCCACGGCACGGGCCACGATGTCGACTCGATGGTGTTTATCACGCTGGGTACCGGGATCGGCGGCGCGGTCATTCTTGAGGGGAAACTCTGGCGCGGCGCCTGGGGCATGGCGGGCGAAATCGGCCACGTCATCGTCGAGCCCGAGGGCCATCCCTGCGGCTGCGGGAGCTGGGGCTGCGTGGAACAATACGCTTCCGGCACCGCCTTGGTGAGGATGGCGCGCGAGGCTCTGACCCCTGACACGCCGGGAGTTAAGTTGCTGGAATTGGCGGGCGGCCGCCCCGAGCGTCTCACGCCGAAAATGGTTTACGAAGCCGCCACAAGTGGCGACGCGGTGGCCCAAGAGGTCTTCCATCGCGCCGCTCGCTATCTGGGAATGATGATTGCGTCGATTCTCAACGTGCTTAATGTTCCCTTGTTCGTGGTAGGCGGCGGCGTGAGTGCGGGTTACGACCTGATGGCTCAGACCACGCGGGATGAGGTTCGAAAACGCGCTTATCGGATACCCGGCGAAAACGTGAGAATCGAGCGAGCCACCCTCGGAAACGACGCGGGCATTATTGGAGCCGCCATGTTGGCTTTCGAGCGGTTGGCCGGGAGTAGGCATCCGGATTGA